CCGATGGATCAACCGCGACGTGAATGGGGCGATGCGGAAGTGGGATCTCGACCTGTGCCAATGTGGTGCCACCCATCGCATTCATGCGAAGGACTTTCACGAAGTGCGTGTCGCCTGCGCGCCCGCCTGGTCCGCCATTGCTGCATACGATGTAGAGGAGTGGAAGGAAGGGGTGCGAAACTGCAAACTGGACGGGAAGGCCGACGTCGACGGTCGAGCGTTGCCGGGCGTCTGCGTCGGCACCTTGCAAGCTGAGAACGTGCAACTGAGCGGCAACCGCCGCAAGTACGAATGTCTGAGTCGTTGCCATGGGACTATGCGCAATCTGCGGAAAACAATAAGGGCAGGACACTGCCGTCGCGGACGGCGTGTAACCTGCCCTGTCCTGCGGTAGAGCGTCCGGAATTAGGCGGCTTTCACTGCCTTGGCAACCAGTTCACCGAAGGCCTTGCAGCCCAGCGTGCCGCCGAGGTCGGGCGTACGGGTGGCCGGGCTTTCCAGAACCTTGTCGACAGCAGCTTCCATCGCTGTGCCGGCGCGCAGGAACTCCGGCTTGTTGCGTCGCTCGCCGATCCATTGCATCAGCATGGCTACCGACAGAATCATCGACGTCGGGTTTGCCTTGTCCTGGTTCTGGATATCCGGGGCCGAGCCGTGCTGGGCCTGGGCGCAGCAGTTCGTGTCGCTCGCCATGATCGAGCCAGCAAGCCCCAGGCTGCCCGACAGCTCGCTGGCCAGGTCCGACAGGATGTCGCCGTAGAAATTCGTGGTCACGATCACGTCGTAGCGGGACGGGTCACGCACCAGGTGAGCCGCCATTGCATCGACCAGAACGTCGTTGACTGTCACTTCCGGGAAGTCTGCCGCCACGCGACGCACGCATTCCAGGAACAGGCCGTCGGTCATGTGGAAGCTGTTGGCCTTGTGGATGGCCGTGACCTTCTTGTTACGCTGCATCGCCAGCTCGAAGGAACGGCGGGCAATACGTTCGCTGCAGTGAGCGGTAATCTTGCGAATCGACAGAGCCATGTCGGGGCTCGGCATGACTTCGCCCCAGCCCTTGCTCATGTTGCGATCCGGGTAAAAGCCTTCCGTGGCCTCGCGCATGATCACCAGGTCCATGGTCTTGCCTTCTTTCATGTTCGAAGGCAGGAACGGACGGGTACGGGCCGGCCGCACGTTTGCGTACAGGTCCAGGCCAACACGGAAACCAGCCGACACATTACGACCGCCCTTTTCGGGGGTGGGATAGTCGGCATGCGATTGCGTACCGAGGATGATGCCGTCGTAAGTCTTGGCGCGATCCAGAACTTCTTGACGGAGCGTGGTGCCGTACTTTTCCAGGCTAACGAAACCGACGTCGTCGTAGTCGTATTCCAAGCCCAGCTTAAAAGTGGCGTCCGCTGCTTTCAGGACGTCCATCGCTGCGCCAACGATTTCCGGGCCGATGCCGTCGCACGGCAGAACAAGAATCCTCATTATCTATCTCCGATGTAAGTGTGTGTCCGGCACCATCTGCCGCGACTTCGTAGTGTAGCCCCGAAACGTACTATGTCAACCTAAAATACCAAAAAGGGGAAGGAATTGTACCGGCGGGCGTCTGAGATGCTGCGTTCAGGCACTAAACACCCCAGGTTAGTGACGCATAGACGTCAAAAAGGCGCGTTCGGGGACCAATACACCGCACCGTTGAGCACACAAGCTGTTGCCCGCCCTTTCACGAGTGGCCAAGGCGATGTTGGCCGCCGCCAAAGTCGCGATTCATATGACCAAAAGGCCTCTTGGATCATCTCGGGCGACTACAGCCTTCCTGACAAACGCTTTACGTGATTACCCGAGGTTTGGCCCTTCCGTGCTTGACGTACTTCTGTGTCGTCGCTAACGTTCTTTGCAAGCGCAAAGTACCAACCTGTTTGTACTTTGACTACGCAAATACCAGAAGATATGGAGATACGAATGATTCGTTCACGCGGCCTCATTGCAAAGGCCATGCAGTTCTGCGCGGTTCTCGCGCTGTCTACGTCGGCGTTTGCACTCGACAGCGTCAAGATGATGATCCCCGGTACGCCCGGTGGTGGCTTCGACCAAGCCGCCCGCACGCTGGGCAAAGCCATGCAGGAGTCCGGCCAGGCAAAATCGGTTTCCTATGAGCACCGCGCTGGCGCCGGTGGCAGCATTGGCCTGGCGCAATTCGTGAACGCCAACAAGGGGGACCCCAACGCCCTGATTGTTACCAGCGTGAACACGGTCACCGGCATCCTGCAAAGCCGGTCGACCACGTCTCTGATGCAGGCGACGCCTGTCGCAGTGGTGTTCACGGAGTTCAACGTTCTCGCCGTGGGTAAGAACTCGCCGTACAAGTCGATGGCGGACCTCCTCGCAGCATTTAAGAAGGAGCCAACGAGCGTTCGTTGGGGTGGCGGCTCGAAGGGCGGTATCGACCACTTGGGCATCCTCGAACTGGCTCGTGACGTCGGGGTGTCTGGGGATAAGGTGAACTACATCCCGCTTGGAGGCGGCGGAGAAACTAACGCTGCCGTACTGGGTGGGCACGTGACTGTAATTTCTGGCGGATACCCGGAGATTGCCAAGTTTGTTGAGGCCGGCCAGATGCGGCTGCTCGCCGTCACGTCGCCGACCCGCATCCCCGGCGTGAACGCGCCGACGCTCAAAGAACTGGGCTACAACGTCGTGACTGGGAACTGGCGCGCCTTCCTTGGCGCACCCGGCATCAGCGCGCCTCAAAAGCAGGGTCTGGTCGACGCAGTAACCAAAGCCACCGCATCGCCTTCCTGGCAGGTAGCGCTTAAGACGAACAACTGGACCCCGACACTGATCACGGGGCCGGAACTGGATGCCTTTTTAAAGGCGGAGAGCTCGCGCTATGAAAAGGCGCTGAAGGACAGTGGACTGCTATGAAGACGAGTGAACACTTGCAACCTATGCAGTTTCCCGAGGAAGACGTGAGTCTCGATAAGCCGGCATCCCCGAACTACGCACACGTGCTTATTGGTGCGGCCCTGTTGGCGTGCTCCATGATGCTAGTCGCAGGGGCGCTGGCGCTCCCCCAAGACAAGGGGTACACAATTATCGGCGCACAGGCGTTTCCGTTTGCAGTTGCCTTTCTGCTGTTTATGGTTGGCGTTGGGCTGACATGGCAGGGGATCAAAGGAGGATTTCGTTTCCTACCCGCAGAGGCGGCCGCCGCAGCACCACTGGGTGGCAAGCAGATGCGTAGCGCATTGTGGATCTCCGCCGGCCTTCTCGTGAATGCACTGCTCATTACGCAGATTGGCTTCGTGTTGTCTTCGACACTGCTGTTTGTCGCCGCCGCACGGGCATTTGGCAGCAATCGTTGGGCCAAGGACATCCTTATTGGCCTGGCGCTGACGGTCCCCGTCTACTTGGGCTTTACACAAGGCCTGGGTGTTCCGCTGCCCGCTCTCATCAACTCGTGGATCTGACGAGTAACTAGATACTGGTGGAAAAAATGGTCGAAGTATGGATGCCCCTCCTGCAGGGGTTCGGCGCAGCATTGTCTCCGGAAAACTTGATGTGGGGATTCGTTGGCTGCTTGCTGGGTACGATGATTGGGGTGCTGCCTGGCATTGGCTCGGCGCTGACCGTCGCGATGTTGTTGCCTCTGACTGCGAAGGTGGAGCCCACCGGCGCGCTGATCATGTTCGCCGGGATCTACTACGGCGCAATGTTCGGTGGGTCAACGACATCGATCTTGTTGAATACGCCGGGTGAGTCGTCCTCTATGGTCACCGCCATGGAAGGAAACCTGATGGCGAAGAACGGGCGTGCCGGCCCGGCGCTCAGCACTGCAGCGATCGGCTCCTTCGTGGCAGGCTTGATTGCGACAGTGCTGGTGACGCTGTTTGCGCCGTCGATTGCCGCCTTCGCGCTTCAGTTCGGACCGACGGAGTACTTCGCGATCCTGGTCCTCGCATTTGTCACGGTGTCGTCGCTGCTTGGGGCCTCTCTGCTCCGCGGCATGGCCAGTCTGGGGCTTGGTCTGATGCTCGGCCTGATTGGTATGGACAGCGTTTCGGGGTTTGCGCGATACACGCTAGGCGTGCCCGAGCTCATCGACGGCATCGAAGTCGTGCTCGTCGCTGTTGGCTTGTTTGCTGTCTCGGAATCCCTCTACAACGTTCTGTATGAGGGGGAAGGGGATACCAAGGTCCATAAGATGTCGTCGCTTCATATGACGGCTAGCGACTGGAAGCGCTCGGTCCCGGCGTGGATCCGCGGCGCGCTTATCGGATTTCCGTTTGGCTCGATCCCTGCTGGCGGCGCGGAGATTCCGACGTTCCTGTCTTATGCGACGGAGCGGAAGCTCAGCAAGTATCCGCAAGAGTTCGCGCCGAATCACGGCATTGGTGCCATTGAAGGCGTCGCTGGCCCTGAGGCCGCAAACAATGCCTCCGCGACTGGTGCGCTCGTTCCGCTCCTGACGCTTGGCATTCCGACGTCTTCGACGGCGGCAGTCATGTTGGCGGCATTTCAGAATTACAACCTCCAGCCGGGTCCACTGTTGTTTCAAACCTCGGGCGATATCGTCTGGGCTCTGATCGCCTCGCTGTTCGTTGGCAATGTCATCCTCCTGGTATTGAACCTGCCGCTCGTGCGGGTGTGGGTGAAGTTGCTCAACGTTCCACGACCATACCTTTACGCAGGCATTCTGGTCTTTGCCACGATTGGTGTCTACGGCATGCGTCAGTCGTGGTTTGACCTGGTCCTCATGTTTCTGATTGGGTGGGCTGGGG
The Cupriavidus taiwanensis genome window above contains:
- a CDS encoding isocitrate/isopropylmalate dehydrogenase family protein encodes the protein MRILVLPCDGIGPEIVGAAMDVLKAADATFKLGLEYDYDDVGFVSLEKYGTTLRQEVLDRAKTYDGIILGTQSHADYPTPEKGGRNVSAGFRVGLDLYANVRPARTRPFLPSNMKEGKTMDLVIMREATEGFYPDRNMSKGWGEVMPSPDMALSIRKITAHCSERIARRSFELAMQRNKKVTAIHKANSFHMTDGLFLECVRRVAADFPEVTVNDVLVDAMAAHLVRDPSRYDVIVTTNFYGDILSDLASELSGSLGLAGSIMASDTNCCAQAQHGSAPDIQNQDKANPTSMILSVAMLMQWIGERRNKPEFLRAGTAMEAAVDKVLESPATRTPDLGGTLGCKAFGELVAKAVKAA
- a CDS encoding Bug family tripartite tricarboxylate transporter substrate binding protein — encoded protein: MIRSRGLIAKAMQFCAVLALSTSAFALDSVKMMIPGTPGGGFDQAARTLGKAMQESGQAKSVSYEHRAGAGGSIGLAQFVNANKGDPNALIVTSVNTVTGILQSRSTTSLMQATPVAVVFTEFNVLAVGKNSPYKSMADLLAAFKKEPTSVRWGGGSKGGIDHLGILELARDVGVSGDKVNYIPLGGGGETNAAVLGGHVTVISGGYPEIAKFVEAGQMRLLAVTSPTRIPGVNAPTLKELGYNVVTGNWRAFLGAPGISAPQKQGLVDAVTKATASPSWQVALKTNNWTPTLITGPELDAFLKAESSRYEKALKDSGLL
- a CDS encoding tripartite tricarboxylate transporter TctB family protein — encoded protein: MKTSEHLQPMQFPEEDVSLDKPASPNYAHVLIGAALLACSMMLVAGALALPQDKGYTIIGAQAFPFAVAFLLFMVGVGLTWQGIKGGFRFLPAEAAAAAPLGGKQMRSALWISAGLLVNALLITQIGFVLSSTLLFVAAARAFGSNRWAKDILIGLALTVPVYLGFTQGLGVPLPALINSWI
- a CDS encoding tripartite tricarboxylate transporter permease → MVEVWMPLLQGFGAALSPENLMWGFVGCLLGTMIGVLPGIGSALTVAMLLPLTAKVEPTGALIMFAGIYYGAMFGGSTTSILLNTPGESSSMVTAMEGNLMAKNGRAGPALSTAAIGSFVAGLIATVLVTLFAPSIAAFALQFGPTEYFAILVLAFVTVSSLLGASLLRGMASLGLGLMLGLIGMDSVSGFARYTLGVPELIDGIEVVLVAVGLFAVSESLYNVLYEGEGDTKVHKMSSLHMTASDWKRSVPAWIRGALIGFPFGSIPAGGAEIPTFLSYATERKLSKYPQEFAPNHGIGAIEGVAGPEAANNASATGALVPLLTLGIPTSSTAAVMLAAFQNYNLQPGPLLFQTSGDIVWALIASLFVGNVILLVLNLPLVRVWVKLLNVPRPYLYAGILVFATIGVYGMRQSWFDLVLMFLIGWAGVAMRKFDFPVAPVIVGMILGPMAEKQLRLAMSISQGDWLVFFTQPISATLLGATFLILFVPYILRRRGIRLAEDD